A window of the Listeria swaminathanii genome harbors these coding sequences:
- a CDS encoding TrkH family potassium uptake protein: protein MARMTPVQVIIAYYFLAVTISTIVLSLPFTLQKGVKVSFIDTLFTAASSVSVTGLTTVDVSQTYSTAGIWVLMAIFQIGGLGVMMISTFFYLILKRRIGLKQRQLIMTDTNQFTMSGMVRMLREILVLIFGIELIGALILGIYFIPLYPNFWDAMFQGLYNSVSLVTNAGVDITGKSLMPFANDYFVQFISILLIIAGAIGFPVLLETRRFLFEKNTLIPFRFSLFVKVTTLTYFVLLIVGGLLIWLFEYQHFFSGKSWDFGFFNSMFLSATSRSAGLQTIDSGALSISTLLLVSFLMFIGASPSSVGGGIRTTTFAITILFIYSVIRGRKHVYIFGRELHQEDVRKSLAVTLVAGFVSISAIVILMQTETASLIAVIFEVFSAFGTTGLSVGLTPDLSTPGKLIIIVLMFIGRVGIMYSMLSLRNKNQPKNAIRLPKEKIITG from the coding sequence TTGGCACGTATGACGCCAGTTCAAGTCATTATTGCGTATTATTTTCTGGCGGTTACGATTTCGACCATCGTTCTAAGTTTGCCGTTTACTTTACAAAAAGGGGTAAAGGTATCGTTTATTGATACACTTTTTACGGCAGCGAGTTCGGTGAGTGTGACAGGATTAACCACAGTAGATGTCAGTCAGACCTATAGTACGGCCGGAATTTGGGTATTAATGGCGATTTTCCAAATTGGCGGACTTGGTGTCATGATGATTAGTACCTTTTTCTACTTAATTTTGAAAAGACGGATTGGCTTAAAGCAGCGCCAATTAATTATGACGGATACGAATCAGTTTACTATGAGTGGTATGGTACGGATGCTTCGTGAGATTCTCGTTTTAATTTTCGGTATTGAGTTAATCGGGGCGTTGATTTTAGGGATTTACTTTATTCCGCTGTATCCAAATTTTTGGGATGCGATGTTCCAAGGCTTATATAACTCAGTTTCGCTAGTTACGAATGCGGGCGTTGATATTACAGGTAAGTCATTAATGCCATTTGCGAATGATTATTTCGTTCAATTTATTTCGATTTTGTTAATCATTGCCGGCGCGATTGGTTTCCCAGTATTGCTCGAAACACGCCGCTTTTTATTTGAAAAGAATACATTGATTCCGTTTCGTTTTTCTCTTTTTGTTAAAGTGACGACGCTAACGTACTTTGTTCTTTTAATTGTGGGTGGTTTACTCATTTGGTTGTTTGAATATCAGCATTTCTTTAGTGGGAAAAGCTGGGACTTCGGGTTCTTTAATTCGATGTTCTTATCAGCGACCTCACGAAGCGCGGGGCTGCAAACAATCGATAGTGGAGCATTATCGATCTCTACGTTGTTACTTGTTTCATTTCTCATGTTTATCGGGGCTTCACCAAGTTCAGTTGGGGGCGGGATACGAACGACAACATTTGCGATTACGATTTTGTTTATTTATTCGGTTATTCGTGGTCGAAAGCATGTCTATATTTTTGGGCGTGAGCTTCATCAAGAAGATGTGCGGAAGTCGCTTGCAGTTACTTTGGTAGCAGGGTTTGTGAGTATTTCAGCTATTGTTATTTTAATGCAAACGGAGACCGCTTCGCTCATTGCCGTCATTTTTGAAGTATTCTCGGCATTTGGTACAACGGGGCTATCAGTTGGCTTGACGCCAGACTTATCTACACCAGGCAAATTAATTATTATCGTGTTAATGTTTATTGGCCGGGTGGGGATTATGTATTCGATGCTTAGCTTGCGAAATAAAAACCAACCTAAAAACGCGATTCGTTTACCAAAAGAGAAAATTATTACTGGTTAA
- a CDS encoding phosphocarrier protein HPr, with product MEQASFVVIDETGIHARPATLLVQAASKYSSDVQIEYTGKKVNLKSIMGVMSLGIGKGADITIYTEGSDEKEAIEGLTEVLKKEGLAE from the coding sequence ATGGAACAAGCAAGTTTTGTAGTAATCGATGAAACAGGAATTCACGCACGCCCAGCAACTCTATTGGTGCAGGCTGCAAGTAAATACAGCTCTGACGTTCAAATTGAATACACTGGTAAAAAAGTAAACCTTAAATCAATTATGGGCGTTATGTCTTTAGGTATTGGTAAAGGCGCTGACATTACTATCTACACTGAAGGTAGCGATGAAAAAGAAGCAATCGAAGGACTAACTGAAGTTCTTAAGAAAGAAGGATTGGCTGAATAA
- a CDS encoding YkvS family protein has translation MHTFFFSKIVATPKIEGVITMAKAHVGDIIEFKDGLTGIVEKLNENSVIVDLTYMENFKDLGIEEKTVVNHKNYQIIHSVEEDEEETEE, from the coding sequence ATGCATACATTCTTTTTCAGCAAGATAGTGGCAACACCGAAAATTGAAGGAGTGATAACAATGGCAAAAGCACATGTTGGAGACATTATTGAATTTAAGGATGGCTTAACAGGAATTGTTGAAAAACTCAATGAAAATTCCGTTATTGTCGACTTAACTTATATGGAAAATTTCAAAGATTTAGGTATTGAAGAGAAAACCGTTGTAAACCACAAAAATTACCAAATTATTCATTCTGTGGAAGAAGACGAAGAAGAAACCGAAGAATAA
- a CDS encoding acyltransferase family protein: MEQTAVKRESYFDNAKFILIFLVVFGHFLQTFIAEYASVRVLYIYIYTFHMPAFVLISGFFAKSFGKPGYLKKTMKKLILPYVFFQLIYSIFYYFLLSKDNLSIKLLDPEWSLWFLLSLFFWNVMLFVFSKIKPWKSVSLALFIGLVAGYFDIIGGYLSLSRTLVFFPFFLVGYFLKNEHFYFLKTHIASIIGGIFIILLLTFITLHPNLNDKWFLGSKPYANFVEVKSLGLFIRALVYLISFGSIAAFFSFIPRKRLFFTKWGKNTLYVYLLHGFFIKFFREGGQTDFQYNPSTFLLLFLITFALTALLSSRLVKTVVQPVIELRVSMLRDVFSRLVKRESY, encoded by the coding sequence ATGGAACAAACCGCCGTAAAGCGGGAAAGTTATTTTGACAACGCCAAATTTATTTTGATTTTCTTAGTCGTATTTGGCCATTTTCTCCAAACATTTATCGCGGAATATGCCAGTGTCCGTGTGCTTTATATTTACATTTATACTTTTCATATGCCAGCCTTTGTACTTATATCTGGCTTTTTCGCTAAAAGTTTTGGTAAACCTGGTTATTTAAAAAAGACGATGAAAAAGCTGATTTTACCGTATGTATTTTTCCAGTTGATTTATAGCATTTTTTATTATTTTCTTTTAAGTAAAGATAACCTTTCTATCAAACTGCTTGATCCGGAATGGTCGCTGTGGTTTTTACTAAGCTTATTTTTCTGGAATGTGATGTTATTTGTATTTTCGAAAATCAAGCCGTGGAAATCTGTGAGCCTAGCGCTTTTTATTGGCTTAGTGGCTGGTTATTTTGATATTATTGGCGGTTATTTGAGTTTATCGCGGACACTTGTATTTTTCCCATTTTTCTTAGTGGGCTATTTTTTAAAGAACGAACATTTTTATTTTCTAAAAACGCATATTGCCTCTATCATCGGAGGGATTTTCATTATTTTACTTCTGACATTCATTACGTTACATCCCAATTTAAACGATAAATGGTTTTTAGGTTCTAAGCCATATGCGAACTTTGTAGAAGTGAAATCGCTCGGTCTGTTTATTCGCGCACTTGTATATTTGATTAGTTTTGGTTCGATTGCTGCTTTTTTCAGTTTTATTCCTAGAAAGAGGTTATTTTTCACTAAATGGGGTAAAAATACGTTATATGTTTATTTGTTACATGGCTTCTTTATTAAATTCTTTCGTGAAGGTGGCCAGACTGACTTTCAATATAACCCATCTACATTTTTACTACTATTTCTCATTACCTTTGCTTTAACGGCGTTGTTATCCAGTCGATTGGTGAAAACGGTCGTGCAGCCGGTCATTGAACTTAGGGTATCGATGCTACGCGATGTGTTTAGCCGCTTAGTAAAACGGGAAAGTTATTAA
- a CDS encoding TerC family protein, translating into MDTAMILEYGWVLLVLIGLEGILAADNAVVMAVMVKHLPDKQQKKALFYGLMGAFVFRFGALFLISFLANVWQVQALGAAYLLYIAISHIWKHAKGKDGEKEKKEKAGSGFWMTVLKVEIADIAFAIDSMLAAVALAITLPETGWGHIGGIDTGQFTIMFLGGLVGLIIIRFAATQFVKLLKSYPSLETAAFLIVGWVGVKLVIYTLAHPSLGVIPHSFPESTLWKLIFWGVMILIILWGWFVSYRSKKKAETTK; encoded by the coding sequence GTGGATACAGCAATGATTTTAGAGTACGGTTGGGTGTTACTTGTCCTAATCGGTCTTGAAGGGATTTTGGCGGCAGATAATGCAGTCGTAATGGCCGTTATGGTCAAACATCTCCCTGATAAACAACAGAAAAAAGCGTTATTTTACGGGTTAATGGGTGCCTTTGTTTTCCGTTTTGGCGCATTATTCTTAATTTCCTTTTTGGCAAACGTTTGGCAAGTTCAAGCGCTTGGTGCCGCATATTTACTTTATATTGCTATTAGTCATATTTGGAAACATGCAAAAGGAAAAGACGGAGAAAAAGAGAAAAAGGAAAAAGCTGGCTCTGGTTTTTGGATGACCGTTCTAAAAGTAGAGATTGCGGATATAGCGTTTGCGATTGATTCCATGCTTGCGGCCGTTGCACTTGCGATCACACTTCCAGAAACTGGCTGGGGTCACATTGGCGGTATTGATACAGGGCAATTCACAATTATGTTCTTAGGTGGACTTGTTGGCCTAATCATTATCCGTTTTGCAGCTACACAATTTGTTAAATTACTAAAAAGCTATCCAAGCCTCGAAACAGCTGCATTTTTAATTGTTGGTTGGGTAGGCGTGAAGCTCGTAATTTATACATTAGCACATCCAAGTCTTGGGGTAATTCCACACAGCTTCCCTGAGTCAACGCTTTGGAAATTAATTTTCTGGGGTGTGATGATTCTTATTATTCTATGGGGATGGTTCGTTTCCTACCGTAGTAAGAAAAAAGCAGAAACAACTAAATAA
- a CDS encoding phytoene desaturase family protein, with protein MFLRFLYVEKREKERFNLESKKKIAIIGAGPGGLAAGMLLSQLGYQVNIYEKNDRIGGRTALHKMGKYSFDVGPSALTMTHILTSLFMDCNRNILDYVSLLPINPIHTLYFKDITFPLYSDHSETKAVIKTYFPGEEVGFDRFMRENTKKMLYVSPLNQFNYSSLIDFFRPTTLRAIPSLTLGRSLMDDLARYFNSKTLRLAFSLQMRYLGMSPWDIPAAYSIIPFSEYYYGTFHPIGGQNKIVEAMQTVVTENKGKFFFNSEVTEFESDGKEITGAVLANGKTIEADYYFTNLDFIYSLTNEQPNKLETKEYSSSAFIIYLGLKTVLPFTHQSIIFPKNYREFANNTIHKKILSKDISVHLTNPSATDNTMAPINHSSIRIMVPVPNNTSDIDWEKETPAFRQLILDTVKERLDVPDLEDYIEEEYIITPTDWEKKYHVKYGAIFGLQHLWRQHGFLHPSKKSPNFKNLFVIGAGAMSGSSLPFIIENAQIATQKFLQKEKKSE; from the coding sequence ATGTTTTTGCGTTTTTTATATGTAGAAAAACGGGAAAAGGAGCGTTTTAATTTGGAGAGTAAAAAGAAAATCGCCATTATTGGAGCTGGCCCCGGTGGCTTGGCTGCTGGTATGCTATTAAGTCAGCTTGGCTATCAAGTAAACATCTATGAAAAAAATGATCGCATTGGTGGAAGAACTGCGCTACACAAAATGGGTAAATACTCATTCGATGTCGGGCCTTCTGCGCTCACGATGACGCATATTCTGACTTCTCTTTTTATGGATTGTAACCGAAATATTTTGGACTATGTTTCGCTTTTACCGATTAATCCAATACATACGCTTTATTTTAAAGATATTACTTTCCCGCTTTATAGTGATCATTCCGAGACAAAAGCAGTAATTAAAACGTATTTTCCTGGTGAAGAAGTTGGTTTTGATCGATTTATGCGCGAAAATACGAAAAAAATGCTCTATGTCTCCCCTCTCAACCAATTTAATTATAGTTCGTTAATTGACTTTTTCCGTCCAACAACGTTACGTGCTATTCCAAGTTTGACGCTTGGTCGCTCTTTAATGGATGATTTAGCGCGCTATTTTAATAGTAAGACGCTCCGGCTCGCCTTTTCATTGCAAATGCGCTACTTAGGCATGTCACCGTGGGATATTCCGGCAGCTTATAGTATTATTCCTTTTTCTGAATACTACTACGGCACTTTTCATCCCATAGGTGGTCAAAATAAAATTGTCGAAGCGATGCAAACAGTAGTGACCGAAAATAAAGGCAAATTCTTCTTTAATTCCGAAGTCACTGAATTCGAATCAGACGGCAAAGAAATTACAGGAGCCGTACTTGCCAATGGAAAAACAATTGAAGCCGACTATTATTTCACTAATTTAGATTTTATTTATTCTTTAACAAACGAGCAACCGAACAAATTGGAAACGAAAGAATATTCCTCTTCTGCTTTTATCATTTATCTTGGTTTGAAGACGGTCTTGCCTTTTACGCATCAATCGATTATTTTTCCGAAAAATTACCGGGAATTTGCGAATAATACTATCCATAAAAAAATTCTTTCAAAAGATATCTCGGTTCATTTGACGAATCCTTCCGCAACAGATAATACGATGGCGCCAATTAATCATTCGAGTATTCGAATTATGGTTCCTGTTCCGAATAACACGAGTGACATTGATTGGGAAAAAGAAACACCTGCCTTTCGTCAACTCATTTTAGATACTGTCAAAGAGCGTTTAGACGTGCCTGATTTAGAAGATTATATTGAAGAAGAATATATTATTACACCCACAGATTGGGAAAAGAAATACCATGTTAAATATGGTGCGATTTTTGGTTTACAGCATTTATGGCGCCAACACGGGTTCCTACACCCTTCCAAAAAATCGCCTAATTTTAAAAACTTATTTGTAATCGGAGCTGGCGCAATGTCGGGTAGTTCTCTTCCTTTCATTATCGAAAATGCCCAAATCGCGACCCAGAAATTTTTACAAAAAGAAAAGAAATCCGAGTAA
- a CDS encoding methylated-DNA--[protein]-cysteine S-methyltransferase translates to MLKQKNASPVGELFITIEDKWITRISYDKPENWELMDGTTNEKELLQQLVTQLASYFEGTSETFDLPVLLQGTDFQKRVWQALSEIPYGVVVSYKDIAISAGSPKAVQAVGQANRANPIPIIIPCHRCVKSNGELGGYNGADVDKKQYLLALEKGLSLS, encoded by the coding sequence ATGCTAAAACAAAAAAATGCATCACCAGTTGGGGAACTATTTATAACGATTGAAGACAAATGGATTACGCGTATTTCCTATGACAAGCCGGAAAATTGGGAACTGATGGATGGAACTACGAACGAAAAAGAACTTTTGCAGCAATTAGTGACGCAATTAGCAAGCTATTTTGAAGGAACAAGCGAAACGTTCGATTTGCCAGTATTACTTCAAGGGACTGATTTTCAAAAACGGGTTTGGCAAGCGTTGAGCGAAATTCCATATGGGGTTGTGGTGAGTTATAAAGATATTGCGATTTCGGCTGGGAGTCCAAAAGCTGTTCAAGCGGTAGGGCAAGCAAATCGTGCTAATCCAATCCCAATTATTATTCCTTGTCACAGATGTGTGAAAAGTAACGGAGAACTTGGCGGCTATAACGGCGCGGATGTCGATAAAAAACAATATTTACTTGCATTAGAAAAAGGCTTGAGTTTAAGTTAA
- a CDS encoding ATP-dependent Clp protease ATP-binding subunit → MNCEKCNQNQATIQLYMNINGKRVEMPLCASCYAEVRNQANFGANEFSGAGGSPFDDIFRQLSGAAANQAGREQRSQANPQVQTQTNGGGNGLLDEFGTNLTDMAKNDQLDPVIGRDKEIKRVIEILNRRNKNNPVLIGEPGVGKTAVVEGLANAIVAGNVPSKLMNKEVILLDVASLVSGTGIRGQFEERMKQLIKELQERKNTILFIDEVHTIVGAGSAEGSMDAGNILKPALARGDLQMIGATTLKEYRTIEKDAALERRFQPVTVNEPSTKETLTILNGLKPKYEDFHEVVYSPEALTAAVELSSRYIQDRHLPDKAIDLMDEVGSKYNLSIEKLDENTVSERVARLEEEKNHALQMEDYEKAAKVRDEITRLEENKTSNSFSERPVIQASDIQAIIEEKTGIPVGRLQEDEQSKMKNLESNLTGKVIGQEDAVKKVAKAIRRSRVGLKSKNRPIGSFLFVGPTGVGKTELGRTLARELFGTSEAMIRLDMSEFMEKHSVSKLIGSPPGYVGHEEAGQLTEKVRRNPYSIILLDEIEKAHPDVQHMFLQILEDGRLTDSQGRTVSFKDTVIIMTSNAGATDTEASVGFNTATDTKLEKGSDILAKLGAYFKPEFLNRLDSVIEFKSLEKEDLVQIIDLMLVDLNAMLAQEGVTIDVSKEVKEHLIELGYDPKFGARPLRRTIQEHLEDAIADSLIDQPEAKNLTATLNEEKEIVITEQVTA, encoded by the coding sequence ATGAACTGTGAAAAATGTAATCAAAATCAAGCAACAATCCAACTATATATGAATATTAATGGCAAGCGTGTAGAAATGCCGCTTTGTGCCTCTTGTTATGCCGAAGTTAGAAATCAAGCTAACTTTGGAGCGAATGAATTTTCAGGTGCTGGCGGTTCCCCGTTTGACGATATTTTCCGTCAACTAAGTGGCGCTGCTGCAAATCAAGCTGGCCGTGAACAAAGAAGCCAAGCAAATCCACAAGTACAAACACAAACTAATGGTGGCGGAAATGGCTTGCTAGATGAATTTGGAACAAACTTAACTGATATGGCTAAAAATGATCAATTAGACCCTGTCATCGGTCGCGACAAAGAAATTAAACGCGTGATTGAAATCTTGAATCGCCGCAATAAAAATAACCCTGTCCTTATAGGTGAACCAGGTGTTGGTAAAACTGCCGTTGTCGAAGGCCTTGCAAATGCGATTGTCGCAGGAAATGTCCCAAGCAAATTAATGAATAAAGAAGTTATTTTGCTCGATGTGGCTTCCCTAGTTTCTGGCACAGGTATCCGCGGTCAATTTGAAGAACGTATGAAACAGTTAATTAAAGAACTGCAAGAACGTAAAAACACGATTCTCTTTATTGATGAAGTGCATACTATCGTTGGTGCTGGCTCCGCTGAAGGCTCGATGGATGCAGGAAATATTTTAAAACCAGCGCTCGCACGTGGCGACTTGCAAATGATTGGTGCTACTACGCTAAAAGAATACCGCACGATTGAAAAAGATGCTGCTCTTGAGCGTCGTTTCCAACCGGTAACGGTGAACGAACCTTCTACTAAAGAAACACTTACAATTTTAAATGGCTTAAAACCAAAATATGAAGATTTTCATGAAGTAGTTTATTCACCGGAAGCTTTGACAGCAGCAGTTGAACTAAGCTCTCGCTACATCCAAGACCGTCATTTGCCAGATAAAGCCATTGATTTAATGGATGAAGTTGGTTCCAAATATAATCTATCCATTGAAAAACTAGATGAAAATACCGTGAGTGAACGTGTTGCTCGTTTAGAAGAAGAAAAAAATCATGCTCTTCAAATGGAAGATTATGAAAAAGCAGCCAAAGTTCGTGACGAAATTACTCGCCTAGAAGAAAATAAAACAAGCAATTCCTTCTCAGAACGCCCTGTCATTCAAGCATCAGATATCCAAGCGATTATTGAAGAAAAAACAGGTATTCCTGTAGGACGTTTACAAGAAGATGAACAATCCAAAATGAAAAACCTAGAAAGCAACCTAACTGGTAAAGTAATCGGCCAAGAAGACGCCGTGAAAAAAGTAGCCAAAGCTATTCGTCGTAGCCGTGTCGGCCTCAAATCGAAAAACCGGCCAATTGGTTCCTTCCTATTTGTCGGACCAACCGGGGTCGGAAAAACAGAACTTGGTCGCACACTTGCTCGTGAATTATTCGGCACAAGTGAAGCGATGATTCGTTTAGATATGAGTGAATTCATGGAAAAACACAGCGTCTCTAAACTAATCGGTTCTCCTCCAGGCTATGTTGGTCACGAAGAAGCTGGACAATTAACAGAAAAAGTCCGCCGTAACCCTTACAGCATCATTCTTTTAGACGAAATCGAAAAAGCTCATCCAGATGTTCAACATATGTTCCTACAAATTTTAGAAGATGGTCGTCTAACGGATTCACAAGGACGTACAGTAAGCTTTAAAGATACGGTTATCATCATGACAAGTAATGCTGGCGCGACTGATACAGAAGCTTCTGTCGGCTTTAACACAGCAACTGACACAAAACTGGAAAAAGGTTCGGATATCCTTGCAAAATTAGGCGCATACTTCAAACCAGAATTCTTGAACCGTCTTGATAGCGTCATTGAATTTAAATCACTCGAAAAAGAAGACTTAGTTCAAATTATCGACTTAATGCTCGTTGACTTAAATGCTATGCTTGCCCAAGAAGGCGTAACAATCGATGTTTCCAAAGAAGTAAAAGAACATTTGATTGAGCTTGGTTATGATCCTAAATTCGGAGCAAGACCACTACGCCGGACTATCCAAGAGCATTTAGAAGACGCTATTGCCGACAGCTTAATCGATCAACCAGAAGCGAAAAACTTAACAGCAACACTAAACGAAGAAAAAGAAATTGTCATTACTGAACAAGTAACAGCTTAA
- a CDS encoding DUF4064 domain-containing protein codes for MGSRKPEIIIGLIGSIIGILVGFWIINYGDSVTDYIQTFTYLPGELGNELENLGWITLIASVVALIASLLIKSAPRGWGVILVIIGIVLFFVIGTAWIVSGILITLTGLMGIFRRPVPKSNY; via the coding sequence ATGGGTTCAAGAAAACCAGAAATTATCATCGGATTAATTGGCTCTATCATTGGGATTTTAGTTGGCTTTTGGATTATTAACTATGGAGATTCCGTCACAGATTATATACAGACGTTTACTTATTTACCAGGTGAACTGGGAAATGAATTAGAAAACCTTGGATGGATTACATTAATTGCATCCGTTGTTGCTTTAATTGCTTCCCTTTTAATCAAATCAGCGCCACGTGGTTGGGGTGTTATCTTAGTTATTATCGGTATCGTGCTTTTCTTCGTTATCGGAACTGCTTGGATTGTATCAGGAATCTTAATCACTCTAACTGGTTTAATGGGGATTTTCAGAAGACCAGTTCCAAAATCAAATTATTAA
- a CDS encoding DUF422 domain-containing protein translates to MLEKNYKFLLWIYIFWFLGSVLLVSLHIIPPELTAIQSLFLVFTGVFAAVFFIMQYGKWLGSAITLLIFVVSTCIEWMQLSYTDEYIGSALGGSVYGIPVTMGFIWVGMVAGTHIIAREITLKINIDWIRGGIYSIIAATMVMIFEVLIEPITMQSKQLYITQNGFTILQLSDFVNWWLLGLILHLMIYFILSLTDSWGHLKYPDLKSEIVIVYWIIIAFFVFLSFYLDLWTSIAIIIVSNIIFTACYFFGLEKETETTKKSE, encoded by the coding sequence ATGTTAGAAAAAAACTACAAATTTTTACTTTGGATTTATATATTCTGGTTTTTAGGCAGTGTCCTACTTGTATCCTTGCACATTATTCCACCAGAGTTAACGGCGATTCAATCGTTATTTTTAGTCTTTACTGGTGTTTTTGCGGCTGTTTTCTTTATTATGCAATATGGAAAATGGTTAGGCTCGGCGATTACTTTACTTATTTTTGTTGTCAGTACTTGTATTGAGTGGATGCAGTTAAGTTATACGGATGAGTATATCGGGTCTGCACTAGGCGGAAGCGTGTACGGTATTCCTGTTACGATGGGCTTTATTTGGGTCGGAATGGTTGCTGGTACGCATATTATTGCACGTGAAATTACACTAAAAATAAATATTGACTGGATTCGCGGCGGGATTTATTCGATTATCGCAGCAACGATGGTGATGATTTTTGAAGTATTAATCGAGCCAATCACGATGCAATCCAAACAACTTTATATTACCCAAAACGGTTTTACGATATTGCAGTTATCAGATTTTGTTAACTGGTGGTTATTAGGTCTTATTTTACATTTAATGATTTACTTTATTTTAAGTCTGACAGATAGCTGGGGACACCTCAAATATCCAGATTTAAAATCAGAAATTGTTATCGTCTATTGGATTATCATTGCCTTTTTTGTCTTTTTGTCCTTTTATCTTGATTTATGGACATCCATTGCGATTATCATTGTTTCCAATATTATTTTTACCGCCTGTTATTTTTTCGGTTTGGAGAAGGAAACCGAGACTACAAAGAAATCCGAGTAA
- a CDS encoding CPBP family intramembrane glutamic endopeptidase, with translation MKSIKIDYKLVLGLILCALLVILTYQFPRVFWYLYGAGMLFLLSFVIFNDDLKKEYSFVKGILPGVFSGIVLYIVFYIGAFILKVMPGGLDNSVEAAFNKYSTHSWVIWLLLIVAIIPGEEIFWRGFVLKRLNHYFNPWFSNVFAALLCMVMMFPSGNFAAIIGIFVASLAWNIMYSYRPSLLMLYISHLTFAFLLLAALPIY, from the coding sequence TTGAAGAGCATCAAGATCGATTATAAACTTGTACTGGGACTCATTTTATGCGCCCTACTTGTTATATTAACATATCAGTTTCCTCGCGTTTTTTGGTATCTATATGGAGCTGGAATGTTATTTTTACTTAGTTTTGTGATATTTAATGACGATTTAAAAAAAGAATATTCGTTTGTTAAAGGCATTTTACCAGGTGTTTTTTCTGGAATTGTCCTTTATATTGTTTTTTACATAGGCGCCTTTATTCTTAAAGTCATGCCGGGTGGTCTGGATAATTCAGTTGAAGCTGCTTTTAATAAGTATTCGACGCACTCTTGGGTGATTTGGTTGCTGCTTATTGTGGCCATCATTCCCGGAGAAGAAATTTTCTGGCGCGGTTTTGTTCTCAAGCGTTTAAATCATTATTTTAATCCGTGGTTTTCTAATGTATTTGCAGCGTTACTTTGCATGGTAATGATGTTTCCAAGTGGTAATTTTGCGGCTATTATAGGTATTTTCGTCGCTTCACTCGCATGGAATATCATGTATTCTTATCGTCCAAGTCTCCTAATGCTCTATATATCGCATTTAACCTTCGCCTTTTTGTTACTTGCGGCACTACCAATTTACTAA
- a CDS encoding TerC family protein translates to MDVSIWGEYALVFLVLVVLEGILSADNAVVMAVIVKGLPHDKQRKALFYGLVGAFVFRFVALFLISFLVKIWEIQAIGAVYLLYLAIKHMWRLKKGKQEEVKEASETKATSFWGVVARVELTDIAFALDSMLAAAALVVTLPDLGNFDVGGMNGGQFIVMFLGGIAGLVVIRFAATQVVKLLERYPTLETAAFLIVGWVGVKMAVLTLAHPSVAIIPEDFPDSAVWKLTFWSVMIIIGLGGYIIARKKEKKTKRV, encoded by the coding sequence ATGGATGTTTCTATTTGGGGCGAATATGCGTTAGTTTTCCTTGTTTTAGTAGTACTCGAAGGAATTCTTTCCGCAGATAATGCCGTAGTTATGGCAGTAATTGTTAAAGGTTTACCGCACGATAAACAACGAAAAGCCTTATTTTATGGGTTAGTTGGCGCATTTGTTTTCCGTTTTGTTGCACTATTTTTAATTTCATTTTTAGTAAAAATATGGGAAATACAAGCAATTGGCGCGGTTTACTTATTGTACTTAGCAATTAAGCACATGTGGCGCCTTAAAAAAGGTAAGCAAGAAGAAGTCAAAGAAGCATCAGAAACAAAAGCTACTTCCTTTTGGGGTGTGGTTGCGCGTGTTGAATTGACGGATATCGCTTTTGCGCTGGATTCGATGTTAGCGGCGGCAGCACTTGTGGTTACTTTGCCAGATTTAGGGAATTTTGATGTTGGGGGAATGAACGGTGGACAATTTATCGTTATGTTCCTTGGTGGAATCGCAGGACTTGTCGTTATTCGTTTTGCGGCCACACAAGTTGTTAAATTATTAGAGCGTTACCCTACACTTGAAACAGCAGCGTTTTTAATTGTTGGTTGGGTGGGTGTGAAAATGGCGGTTCTGACGCTAGCTCATCCATCTGTAGCAATTATTCCAGAAGATTTCCCGGATTCAGCCGTTTGGAAGCTGACATTCTGGTCGGTTATGATAATAATAGGTTTGGGTGGTTATATCATTGCGAGAAAAAAAGAGAAGAAAACCAAAAGAGTTTGA